The genomic DNA AAGGATGAAGATCGTGAAATATATATATCTACCTAAGTTTAAGGCCATCTGATGGTTAAGAGTTATTGCAATGATTTTTGTTGATATTAAACACCTGCCTTGAACATGATTGCAGGTTTCTGATTGTTCCCAGAGGCGATCGTCCCACATAGTAATAGGGTTTTAATCTCAGTTTTTTAGTAGCTTTTCtactttattattaataattCTGTTTCCCATTTAGCAAGGGGGAGCATTCTTTTTTGTCAGCTCCACTTGCTACTTATATTGTATCATAGTTACTAGTTTGCAAACTACTTAGATGATTTAGTTAATTGTATCCCATTTGAGAGTTGCATAATCTTGTTATATATGTACACGTGTGTGTCTTTGAATATTGACAGTGGAAAGGGTTGGTGTCATCTATAGATGTTATATACTTGGGAGTAGAATCAGAAAACTTACTACGGAGTGAATGGGGTAATTTTGAAATTCCGGCATATGATCCTCCTGAGTCTGATGCAAAATGATACACTACTGTTGAACGATTCTTGGGAGGCCATCATCATTGATCCTTACAAGCTAGAgcttgaaaagaaaaggaaaaaaaaggaatcataatgaaataaaattattacgAAATGCCAAAAGAAGAAAGGCCCAGACCAAAAGTAGATTTGGACTTTTACTTGATTGCATATTTTTGGATTTTGAAAAAGAAACATTGTAGCCATTTTCATTCCCAACAGTAGTATGTTGTAAAGCTCCTCCCCAACGACCCCATTCTTTATCATTCTTCCATTTAGCAATTGTTTGAATGATTGTTGCCCAAAGCATCTCTAATTTTATTCACTATGTCGGCATTATTGTCATAATCTACGTACTGAATTCATATATCTTTTTTTCAATAATAATCGTTCTATCAGCTGCTGCCATTATTCAAGTGTTAGTATCACGCCTGTTTAAGATTCTTTGCTAGGTTGTTAGTTACCTTTCTTGATTAGAAAgtgagttgaaaattttattgaatcaaatgctcaaaacCCACCATTACAACCCTTGAAACAAAGATTTACTAGATTTAAAATTCGACTATCCTTTAACTGCAAGTTTCAGAAAGAAGAAACAAAGAATGATAACAGTTATCCACAGCCATAATCCTTACTGGTATTAAAGCTGCTCCAATAATAACAAGGCAAGCAATGCGACAAGTGCTTTTGGGAGTTGCAGTTAAGCAGGAACAAACTCTGGAGCGCACACTACTTTCCCAATCCAATGCAATGAATAAGTAGAGAAAACAAATACTCAGGTTAAAGAACTAAAATCTTGGGGTTGGGTATCACTTGTCACTCTTTTAACTTTTTATCATGTGCACCTGCATTATTACTACTAGTAGGTTTTCTGctgggaaatttttttttttcctgtAATAAACTTCTTGGATACCACATGGCTCATTGAGTGATTCTTGGAGTGGGCGCCTTATGAATGAtcctcatccattttcactcaaTTATATAAATGATAACCTACTTATTATTAGCGTGTTCATGTTTTAGTCATTTAGGattaaaatatctattttaatcactaatcctaccaaaatttaatattttatcacTCACGCCTTTTTTTCCTttgacataataataaatttagtcctttaatGTTTATAGGTTctatcaatttggtcctaattatAAATAGTTCAACAAATTTAACTCTCAACTTTACACATTATATCAATTTAGCCTTGattcttaaaatttcaaaattcaaaattcaaaaatctgtaaaatataaaataaattaaaagctcATTTTTCGATAAAAatacattcaaaattataaaaaaatatatttttctcattttataaCATgacttttatttattaaaataatagttttataaataaaacaatttaagggaaaaaatcatgaaaaaggcTTAAGTAGATTCAACTATTCTCTTTTTTTCAACATTAATGACTACAAACTACAGCCTAAAGTCAAAAAGTGTAAGAATTTATGTTTTTAGGGTGTTGGCTAGAACAAGTTTATTGCATTTGAGGTTGTGCTTGAAGGTGGGCATGATTGGGGTTGTATAGGTGAGGTTGAGGTCTTGGAACTTAATAGATGGAAGGTCATGACGGTAGCTCCACAATTGATTCTTAGTTTGATGGCATGACAACAGAGGATATAGAAATTGAGGAATTCGGTGTAAGAGTTATTGGTGCAATTGATTATGGAGAAGGTAGTGCCCAACACTTGACAAGTTGACGAAAACTAAGGAGCAAGACCAtacttataataaataaattattaattataaaataaaactaaaaaaagaaaagtaaaagtTTGAATCCAATTTAAGTTTTGTTTGTGAGTtttgaaagaaattattttattaataaaattattattttaataaataaattccatgtaagaaaaagagaaaaaagtattaatttattcataatttataattttgtatgaGCTTTTACAACTTTGTATGTATTTTATAAAATCTTATGTATTTTTATAGAAAATGaccattaaaattatttttaaaattatttttaattttaggttttaagaagtaagactaaattgacataatGTGTAAAGTTGAGAGTTACATTTGTTGTTTTTTTAGAATTAGGACCAAATCGATAGAATCTGTAAACATTGGAGggataaatttgttattatgccAATAAAAATGGCTACATTAGCACTCCTTTAGTGATTTAACGAAAAAGtgaccaaaatattaattttcatttatattagtgactaaaatagaaaattgtaAATTTAGGAGACCAAAATAGAAACGCACTAATAGTTAGATGACTATGTATATAGTTTACCCAAGTTCTTTTTAACCCACTTCAGTTGGTAAACATTCAATTTCTAATGTTATCATATGTTCTCGTTTAATCCTTTGGATGTTAAAAAGAATTGATCGACATATCTAACCAATCATCATTTGTAATGTGTTATACATAAATGTTGCAATGGCATTATCATTCCaaaaaacttaaaattatttaaaactattttaaaaaatacaaaatataaaagttgtataaatttacaattttaaaaatatgttagaatttttaaaaaattgtaaagaaataatataaactataaaaaaatacAGAAATTATAAAAAGGGtaaaatttcttgaaatttttaaaaataatagaagttaTTGTATATTGGAATAAAGTATACCTTCTCTAATCATAATATTAaagattttatataaatttgtatttaattaaaaatacaaccaacttttataaaattatattttaaaatattttaataaaaataatcatttttatataaaaattttaatattttaaagtaCATCAATTTTTAGTACATGTTATAGCAACATATTAATTTGACTCGATTCCCTATTTAATGTCTAAAATAAGCTTCATTAATTTATTATCGTACACATACTCTCTTTGTTTTGTACCAAAGTTTTAATCAAACACTAGACAATAGAGGTGGACATAGGAGAATGATGacaaatttaaatatttgatttgtaatTGTGATAATAAATATTAAGAATTAAAAAATGGATTAAAATATTTTGAGGCAACGGATGAGTATGTTAATATTTAGATATTCACTTtccattaaaaaaattatttgcaaatttaaaatatgggtcaagagacaaatcaaaacagtaaaattattatttaaattgaatagtattattgtttattatttaaataacttGAAAATTTTTTATCGAAATTTATCGACTAGAGAGATCTATCAATTAGAAAACAATTATCGTAGCTTATATAATTTCAAAAGACAACAATTTCAAGTTCAAGTTTTAGTGAatatgatttataaaattttaaaaatattaaatttttaatttttagtaaatttatatattttgtaattttctatattttctgtttttaatattttatcaattttaagttttttttttcaaatagcaTGGTGGCATTGTATGATAGGTGATAATATATGATTGGGTTGAATATTGCAACCATTAGATTTTAATGTTGAAAATACTGAACTGTAAATGTATAATATCACTAGGGTTTGAAGTGAGGAAAAAATTAGAGCTAAAGCCAGAAAAGAATATACTTTAGAAATAGATGTCTATATTAAgccaatttttatattaaaagaatgaaaatgacaaaaaaggaaaaataaaataaaatagataacTTGGGCTTTTATTAAGAAATGATTAATGAAACAACACACTGAAACTCCCATGACACCATATCTGCATCACCCCATTCTCCCATTTCGTTGATTCTTCCCCCTCCCTTTGTATTATTTTTCCAATCTGATATACACCAAGAGAgcaaccacaaaaaaaaaaaaaaaaaatccagtaAATTTACATCTTTTCCTTTTCCGGAGACTTCCATCGGTATTGGTGGAAAGTGGGATCCATCTCAAAGACACCCAGAAAACAAAGTGGACAGATAGTAAATTTTTTTCACATGGAgaagtaaaaataaattttcgATTGAACCGTTATTAAGTTCATTCACTTGCTCCAACACTCTGGGGTCAAGGCATGGTTCCTTTTGGGGTCCTTGCAATAGTTATACACCATATGGTATCTTTGAACCCATCTCATTGCTCTACGTTGCTGCCTTGTTAGCCCGCCGGACCGGAAAGGCGAGGCAGAGACTGGGCGGCACCAAGCTGGCGCATAGGCAGTGCAACCTCCTGCTTTGAAGTTGGTGTACTTTGCAACAAATGGTTGGTATCTGTAATCAGCCTTGTATTTCCCATCTTCAGTAGCCCATGATGAGGCATCCCATATTGAACCATACACCCACATTGGCCTTAGAGGAAATGTTGCAGCACTCTTCCTTGGATACCTCCTTATAGGCACATCATCTACTAAGAATCTGTATAAATTATCAGATAAATCAATAAATGGAATAAATTCGAATGGTCATTTTGAGAAAAGCAAATCACCAAAATGTTCACTTTTCAAGTTCTAAATTATTAAATCTGAAAAAGGCAACAATACTTTACAACAAATGGGGACAATCCACATCCTCCCCACCATCAATTCTCACGATATTTATTATAGTTATCCTATTATTAGACATTATAATATGGCTGACAAtccttatttttaatattaattcaaTGAGTTTCTAAGGTCTACTTTCCAAAACCAATATGATCAGCATTGATTGATTTTCTGTATGTACTTACATGATCTCGCTGGGGCTCCAAAGAATGGCATAGTGGTGAAAGTTTTTAGTTGGATCAAACCAAAGATGGAACTTCATTTCCCTTCCAATGATTTTGCCATCCCCACTCCCTCTGATATACACATTGGTTTGTAAAGTGTAAGGCTTCCCAAATGTAGTTCCAAGGAACTCTATATCCACTTCATCATGGAATCCTGGATGAGCTTCATTGTTTGATAGCTGCCATTTTTAATGATCATttctttgatttccaatttagaaAACAGTGCATTAAGAAAGAATTGAAGTTAGAAATTATGGTTTCGTTCAATTTCTCACATAGAAAGCTGTTATGACTCCAGCAGTGTACCCAGGTTGGACTTTAATAGAGGCTCCAAAGTAACCAGAACGAAATGGCTTCACTGACTTGAATCCACTTCCTGAAAACCAAATTCAAAGCAATCACATAAGGAACAAAAATAAAGATGAGATTGATTAATATAAGGTAATATAACAAAGTAAAGACCTGAAGTTCTATCAAGCCAGATTGTTAATGCATGTTGATCTAGACTTTGATGACCAGGACCCCAAAGATTTCTAAACCCACTGTAAAAGCTCATAGGCCTAAATTTAGAGCTAGGCCAGTAACCAGGAGAAGGTGGCCACCCAGCATTGGCTGAAGGAAACAAGAGAATGAGAAGAAAGGAGAGGAAGATAGCCATAGTGAAGTGAAGTGAAGAGGGAAAGCCAAGATGAAAACAATAAGTTGCTGGGGAAAAGTGGAATGATTGGGAGTGTATAAACGCTGGCGGGGGGCGGGGGGCGGGGGTGGGGGTGTTGATTTGTGACTTGTGAGAGAGAGAAAGCAACGGGACAAGGTGTAAATGAAGGAAGAGTATGGCATCGGCAGTACAGTTTGATTAATTATTAACCCTCCCCCCACCACCCCCcaaacaccaaaaaaaaaaaaaaaaaaagaagcaagaAGATAGCGGTCCCCATTGGGACAGGAAGGAAGGTAATGAAAGGGTTAACTTAACAGTAAAATAGGCTTAAACATAAACAGATTTCTCATACGCAGTATGGATAAAAGTAATCTAATCTTATATGGACAAGCACTGAAACCAACATAAGAATTCCTGATTGGGATAAAATAAAGGTGTAGTTGAAGAAATTAAAGTCCCTTCGTAACAATTACAAAGTACATACAAACTAATTTCCAATCCCATTCTTTGTTTGCTTGGCTTTACATGGGTGGAAAAAAGCTAAGAAAAGAAGATGAGATGCAGAACGGGGTAGATGGGGGTATCTCTTAAATGTGCTTTTTTCCCCCTGTTTCCAACAGGATCTCACTTGTACTATTAGTCCCTCTCTGCTTCTTTTTTTTCTCATTGAAAGCTACATGTATCTCTGTCTCCTCATTGTTATATAAACTCAAATGgcttgtgtgtgtgtgttttaacCATTCCTTAGCTGAAGAAGGTTTTCAGTGTGGGTCACCTTCTGATTTGGAGTAAAATATGTGAGCCAAAATGTGTGAGTGAATGGTGCTTCTGTTTAAGCATCTGAGAACTGATTAAATTAAGTGGGTCATCAGCTATCTTATCTGGGGCCCTGTGTTAGATTTTGATTAAACATATTACTGATTGATCATTCAGATGCTATTATTTCTGAAAATTTCTGGTTGGTTTCTTCACATAAGCATATACTTAAGAATATCAGTAAGTTTATTACAATGAAATAGATAGATAAAATCAGATCCATCCTTTCTTCTAGACATGTCTTTTACCTGCAATTCCTCGTGTTATTATATATTTATGGCATTGAAAAATACAGCAACCGACTATACTGATTCATAATGGCGCTGTTTTCTGATACTCCTATCTTTTTTCCTTATCATTTTTTTGTGTTATTCAATATTTGATGAAGAAAGACCGAAAGAATCTtgaactttttctttttccatttttatgaCAATTAGTAACTAAATTGGATGGGTAAAATCAGGATCTCAAGTACATTGTTGTACCCATACACCATAAACATGCACACTTGTCATTTTGTATGTAGGTAAATACAGGCAAATGCAACTTATTCTAGCTATCTACTTGGTACAAGATGCTAAGAAAGTAAACAATCTTGGAGTTTGGGTTGAGTTTAGGTTAATTAGGTGTTCTTTTCGGGATTTTATTAAAGATATAACTAAGGTTAATAAAAGAAatggtttaataataaatttggcTATTAACATTTGcatgttttgtcaaaatggccataattgtatttttgaattttttttaccaTCAACCTTTGTTGTTTTTTTCAATCTACTTTTCCTAATAGACTTAATGAAAGTACAATTAAAAAATTTAACAGGATGATGTGGAATCTCATATGTAGAATATTTTTAATGATATGTAATTTATTATTTAGATAATccaataaaataattacatgtgaaaaataataaaataaataatacattaaattaaaaataactcttaatttaaataaaataaacataattatcTAAAAAAATTAACTCAGTAGAAAAACTTCTCAATAgacaaatatatgaaaaattgaAAACTTAAATTTATTCAATAAATTTGTTAGAGaaagtaaattttaaaaaaagaaaagttgataGCTAAAAATGCTCAAAAATACAATTAAGATCATTTTGATAAAACATACAAACGTTAGTAGCTGAATTTATTATTAAAcctaaaaaatttgaattttggtttCTTTGAATAATTCATGTTTAAGATTTTGAAATTAGATCATTTTAGAtcaatttcttttattaaataaaagGAGAACCCTTGACTGTttgtaatttgtaaaaataaaaaataatttttatggaTTTTACTTACAGGATAATATGTAAGTTTTATTAAAAACATTATTATAACCAcacatttatatttatttatttgcaaaTCCGTGCTATACATGTTCTAATTTAatgttataaataaataaatattatatataatttatttttgaataaattaCACAAATAATTTTctactataaaaataattttattttaagcaACTAGAATAAAAGGTTTGCAATTTAAACACTCACGTTATctaatttggtcattttggttattcTCGTAAAAATTACAAATAGCAAACTGTCGTGACAAttaaaaattgatataataataaatttagtcttaAACTTTTAGTATTATAttgatttaattataatttataaaattaatcctcaaaatttataaatatggaCAATTTTATCCTAATTTTAAAATCTCCACCCATCCGGCCTCTCCCTCCCCCTCCCTTTTTTCCCCTTTTCACGAAAAAACTCAAGGCTGAGGGGCACCCTCCGAAATTTACAAAAGCAATTTACTAAGGCATTATAACATTAGGCTTACATGCTATGTTCTATATCCAATAATCGTACCTTTTCATATCCATCAATTAAGGACAATATCTAGTAAtaagctaatctatttcgtttgTCCAAAAAAAACCATACTTGCAAAGTGTCCAATTCGCTTTCTTTGCACATATTATCTATGACTATATACAACCAAGTGATACCACCTTTTGTCTCGATAAAATGAGTTCCTTGAGGATACTACTAAAATTAAAGTGCActctattataaaataaaataatgcatAAATATACAATAAAATTTATTTGTGTGTCAAAATCCTTTCTGGGTTTTTGCCCATTTGAAGAATTCTAATGCTAATTGAATAACTTGTATGAAACAAAGTTACAATGCTCTAATCATTCTATTGGTTTTGTCGAATGATGTTAATGTTGTTTTACTATTAGATTTGGTCCCAAATGGGAACCTTATCACGTAAAgcgtaaaaaaagaaaaaggaaaaaggagaGATCAAAAATTAAAGTGCAAGCAATAAGAGGGTTATAGGACGGTGAAAAAAAAGTGAGGGTACGAGGAATTGAAAGAAGAGAAAAGggtagaatttttttaaaaagaagaaTATGGTAGTATACAAAAGAAGCAAATACTTGAAATTGCAGCTAAATAATTTTCGTCTCCAAAAGAAGCAGGGGTAGAGAGGGAGAGAGAGGGACACGGGGGTTGAGGGGTTTTAAAATTAGGATCtaattgaaaatatttataaaaattgagggttaattttttaaatttatgattaaattgatataatatgtaaaagttgagggttaaatttattattataccgatTTTTTTAATTGTTAGCTTTTCCGTTTCTGACttttaaaatttgttattatactgattttaaaattaatgtctttaattaaaaatatattgttttcaattttttattaatctttctaattaataactcttttatttataaaatcaaataattattgtcaaatatcattatttttagtgAATACAATTTTATATgcgtaatatttatttttcaatccatatcatgagtgtagtaaatcttaatattatatatttttgtgtgagtgtttgaaatattttacatataaacataatgatatttaaaataattaattgaaatatttcacatataaaattatttaaaatatcatgCCTACAGTGTAGATGAAAAaacaatgatatttgaaatattttccatataaaaataaaataatatttgaaataattatttgattttataatattagaaatcaCCATACCCACAATATAGGtggaaaaaataaatatttgacatataaatattatatataaataaaaatatatcaaaaattaattgatgttttgaaaataaaatatattttacataACTATtaatatcaattttatcaaaaatgtttttattatataatttgtaataattatttaattttataagtaaaagagttattaattaaaagatgaattaaaataaaaacttgaaaataatatatttattaatgaaaaataaaaattaaaacaatatgaAATAAGAAAATACAAATGTGCTTAGAAGAGGAATTGAACTTAAGACTCAAGAATAAAATCACTATTATTTAACCATCTAATAAAAaactaatatattataaatagtaattaaaaataaaagcaaaactagaaacaatatgaaataaaaatacaaatgtgaGTAAAAGAGTAATCAAACTTGAAACTGAAAGACAAACCCGTAATATTTAACCATATAACCAAATGAGCTAATGTGTCAAAAAAGTCAGAAAACACATCTTGTACAAGGTGTGTTTTTACtttctctctccaaaattaacttatttccaTAAATATCTTAGAAAGTAGCCCATTTCcctaatttttttagcaattttAGCCATAATATTGttcatattaaataaatttaagtaaTTGTAAGATTTGAAGGCATGAGTACTCACTAAGCTATATTACAACTTAATGTGTTGTTGTTTAATGCGTAGGCGAAATATTAGACTGAAGTCTTTGAAAAAATATCGTCATCAATATATCATATTACATCACATCATATCATCAAGGTTTGCGAgaaataatatgaaatttaagTCATAATATAGAGTATGACATGTACATAAAACCTAATTCAAGTATTTATGTCTAGTAATGTGATTGAAAGTACTTACagaagtttaaatgttttgatggcTTAGTGAAAACGTTAAAGTATGCTATGGGCATGTTCTTCTTGCATTGACGTATCATTACTTGTTGAATTCGTATTGGTACAAGTACTTCAAAGAGCAAAAATGAATAGTTCCAAGGAAGATGTATCAATATTTAGGATAATGAGTATCCATATAAGTGTCATATTTTATTGTGTTTTTGTTCAATTTGACTTGAAAAATGCCCAAACGACTTCCAATTGCATCCAAACCATAGAGAATGCTTAAAAATAACCCGAGATATCTCAAAAgagtttaaaatgataataataataatatgtataaataaaatgtaaattaaatTGAGTTGGAACCCAAATATAACATCGTTTGCTTGAATTATCGAATTAACTTAggtaaataatatacaaaaatttatgaatatattttagaaaaatttactATTGAAGCCTGCAAATTAAAAATGTCAATTGTATAAACGAATGtccatatatttaattatatgtaactTGTTTAAATGTGGGTTTTAAATATAATTGGACATAACAGAAGGAAAATGTAAgtgttattataaatatattaacattttgaaattaattGTTATATAACAATTATATCATTACTCTCAATGCAAATATAGTTAAATATGaacatttatatattaataaaagaGTCATTCATATAATTAATGTATTGAAATTAAAGAGTCGTTCAATAAAATCATTACATATAAAACTGTAGAATAAGTATTTTAAATTACAATTTATATTATTCGtctagacactcaattttgcccgggtctagaaataagtccaaaaacaaaaataataaaccccccaaaaaaattagatatatatataatttggcccgatcgaaatggctcattacttgaaaagatttaaggtccatttacaagcttgactcatatggaaatataatcttcaatgatatgcaatcttaaatatgatacaatcttagatataattgcaatcttagatatgatatgcaatcttagaagatatgattttgtaatattagagatttaatttgtagataacttttgatcttaaccgttgatgtaattgatctgtaccgttagatttgaggaggttcaactataaatagagtcctctcccttcattgtaaacacactggagttttgggaaacaataaaaatttttgagagctttcactcaaaattttcttcctcttacgttcttattttctacggtttgttcttattttattctttgttcatctttgtttttcaaccctttttattttgatttaatccatgtttcctgatttttttatatattttaatttttaataattttagtatcatatcaaactctttcatttttaataattttttagtattactcttagtaaattatttttaaattttactcaaatcattattttaaaaatatatatttcatttaattgtcatattttatccaaaagtttttctaaaatgaggcaatacttttcgtatttaggaattcgggaaataaTGCCCtaatgctgggttgcgatttcccatttgtctaaatgcctaaagtatccttctaaataaattttgtaaatcacgagatgatttcagttacgagagtttaagaatatcgtgtcctatcatgctggatgtgatgtttgtattctttcggagctaaggaatctcgatttctCAATTTAAATAATTCCGGTTTTAAAAAAAAGGatcttatttttaaattctttcaaattttttaaattaagacagaaaactaatttaatttagtaccaattttgggtgttgcgAGGGTgataatccttcctcgtacgtaaccgactctcgaacttgttttcttaattttcgtagaccaaaatgttttataaggtgaaccaatcacacctaaaaaggttggtggcgactcccgttttcgtttttgaAAAGTAGATCCCTATTTTTTAAACATccttttaaaaaatggtttcgatagcttggcgactccgctgagGACTTAAGAaagtcaagccaagaaattgagtattttctgtcttaatgtcggaagtttggaaaatttaaaattggatcatttttacatgtgtttgctgcatatgtttgttaccttattgctgtacattgcatttgcatgaccgttgtggtcacacccttaagtgggaatgagaagctacgctttcgtaaggttttcaccttcgtataagctagtggattgcttctgggatactgtacctatgtcttcgtgagattttcatctccgtgtggCCATAGgaaaatgtgtccccctgaattGAACTTGGtttatatgagcctataatgggtgaagaccaaggaatctgctagttcaggtaccCTGGCTTTAGAGCTAAAACTTATACAGTGAACTTTAAAGAGTTTAGGAAAgatagtgatagcctttagtaagtacttgtttatcattttttttatgataCTGCCCTAGTTTTATTTTGCTGTCATTACATGTCATTTGGCatttaaaggtgtcgattcacggctcgatttctagattagaaagttttgtaatgatgaatgaataccttgatagagtggaggacaatacttctgtctgtacctggtcagagaaaacccaattagagaaaggagatagtgtcaccgAGGGATATACGTCAAagttatgggacttcacccgTATTAATTCGACGCAGAATGAGTTTCAGGAGCTGAGAaacatgtgggcccaatgggatgacgaggctaagcagcttttctatcaaaattatggagaccttccctatttgctagacgTTAAAGTAGATAGacacttgtttcgagctatggtacagttctggaaccctgcttatagttgctttacatttggtgatgttgatCTTGCACCTAttttggaggagtatacgactttactgcgttgcccgaggattcagggtcacaaggcatatgttaggcctgctagtcttccaacttttgcaaaga from Gossypium arboreum isolate Shixiya-1 chromosome 9, ASM2569848v2, whole genome shotgun sequence includes the following:
- the LOC108452031 gene encoding probable xyloglucan endotransglucosylase/hydrolase protein 32, yielding MAIFLSFLLILLFPSANAGWPPSPGYWPSSKFRPMSFYSGFRNLWGPGHQSLDQHALTIWLDRTSGSGFKSVKPFRSGYFGASIKVQPGYTAGVITAFYLSNNEAHPGFHDEVDIEFLGTTFGKPYTLQTNVYIRGSGDGKIIGREMKFHLWFDPTKNFHHYAILWSPSEIIFLVDDVPIRRYPRKSAATFPLRPMWVYGSIWDASSWATEDGKYKADYRYQPFVAKYTNFKAGGCTAYAPAWCRPVSASPFRSGGLTRQQRRAMRWVQRYHMVYNYCKDPKRNHALTPECWSK